One window from the genome of Elaeis guineensis isolate ETL-2024a chromosome 5, EG11, whole genome shotgun sequence encodes:
- the LOC105046054 gene encoding probable galacturonosyltransferase 7 isoform X1, with amino-acid sequence MKGYIAASSLPAKRRWKGHAVAVLALVFFSLLVPLAFLLGLHNRFPSGYLSDERSSSESVFENYAHVDAGPEQNHSEGGQSRVHGLIDRFKPPIPKDVPENFTKKPLTEFSNGGMPFTSQPKDAMSYSKPKHITSRGPTTEQVVAPKVSSSLNARNDRGNRKENHPKGAAGDEIEKPCQLEFGSYCIWSMEHKEVMKDSIVKRLKDQLFVARAYYPSVAKLQGQDNLSRELKQNIQEHERMLSEAISDADLPSFVGKKIQKMDHTIAKAKSCTVDCNNVDKKLRQILDLTEDEAHFHMKQSAFLYHLGVQTMPRSLHCLSMRLTVEYFKTSLQDIERLHAQKLNNPSFQHYVLFSRNILAASATINSAVMNAEKSGHMIFHLVTDGQNFYAMKHWFARNSYKEATVRVLNFENVKLINFYNLGRRQLSPSEEFRVSIHDIARSSPMQLRTEYISVFGHSHFILPELFKNLKKVIVLDDDVVVQRDLSSLWNLDLEGKVNGAVQFCGIRLGQLKMYMRGHSYNGDSCAWMSGLNIIDLERWRERNITGNYLGLLQKFQNGSEASWRASALPISLLAFQDLIYALDDAWVQSRLGHDYGVSADAIKNAAALHYNGNMKPWLELGIPKYKSYWKKFLTKEERFMDECNVNP; translated from the exons ATGAAGGGTTACATCGCCGCGAGTTCGTTGCCGGCGAAGCGGCGATGGAAGGGACACGCCGTGGCCGTCCTCGCACtcgtcttcttctctctccttgtcCCCCTCGCCTTCCTCCTCGGCCTCCACAACCGCTTCCCCTCCG GATACTTGAGTGATGAGCGCTCGTCTTCG GAATCTGTCTTTGAGAATTACGCCCATGTGGATGCTGGTCCGGAGCAGAATCACTCGgag GGGGGTCAGTCGAGGGTTCATGGTCTTATTGATAGATTTAAACCACCAATTCCAAAG GATGTTCCTGAAAACTTCACAAAGAAACCTCTGACTGAATTCAGTAATGGTGGCATGCCATTCACTTCACAGCCAAAGGATGCTATGTCCTACTCTAAACCAAAGCATATTACCTCTAGAG GTCCAACAACAGAACAAGTAGTCGCACCAAAAGTATCTTCATCTCTGAATGCAAGA AATGATAGGGGAAATCGAAAGGAAAACCATCCCAAAGGTGCAGCTGGTGATGAGATAGAGAAACCATGTCAGCTTGAATTTGGAAGCTACTGCATTTGGTCCATGGAACACAAAGAAGTGATGAAAGATTCTATAGTGAAAAGACTCAAAGATCAGTTGTTTGTGGCTAGAGCTTATTACCCAAGCGTCGCTAAGCTTCAGGGACAGGACAATTTGTCACGTGAATTGAAGCAGAATATTCAAGAACATGAACGCATGCTTAGTGAAGCCATTTCAGATGCTGACCTTCCATCATT TGTTGGAAAGAAGATACAGAAAATGGATCACACAATTGCAAAAGCCAAATCATGTACTGTAGACTGCAATAATGTTGACAAGAAACTTAGACAGATACTTGATCTGACCGAGGATGAAGCTCATTTCCATATGAAACAGAGTGCTTTCCTGTACCATCTTGGTGTTCAGACCATGCCCAGAAGTCTCCATTGCTTGTCAATGAGATTGACAGTCGAATATTTCAAAACATCATTGCAGGATATAGAGCGATTACATGCTCAGAAGCTCAACAACCCAAGCTTTCAGCACTATGTGCTCTTCTCAAGAAACATACTTGCAGCATCTGCTACCATCAATTCGGCTGTGATGAATGCTGAG AAAAGCGGACATATGATTTTCCATTTGGTCACTGATGGGCAAAATTTTTATGCCATGAAACACTGGTTTGCCAGAAACTCTTACAAGGAGGCAACTGTTCGTGTCTTGAATTTTGAAAATGTTAAGCTGATCAACTTCTACAATTTGGGCCGACGACAGCTATCACCTTCTGAGGAATTCCGTGTTTCCATCCATGACATTGCTCGGTCATCTCCTATGCAGCTGAGAACTGAGTATATATCTGTTTTTGGTCACTCACACTTTATTCTACCGGAACTATTCAAAAACCTGAAAAAGGTGATTGTTTTGGATGATGATGTTGTGGTTCAACGGGACTTGTCATCCTTATGGAACCTTGACTTGGAAGGGAAGGTGAATGGTGCTGTTCAGTTCTGTGGAATTAGGTTGGGTCAGTTGAAAATGTATATGAGAGGACATAGCTATAACGGTGATTCTTGTGCCTGGATGTCTGGACTGAACATTATAGATTTGGAAAGGTGGAGAGAGCGCAACATTACTGGAAATTACCTAGGCCTCCTCCAAAAG TTTCAAAACGGGAGTGAAGCATCATGGAGAGCTTCAGCACTGCCCATAAGCTTACTTGCATTTCAAGATCTGATCTATGCTCTAGATGATGCCTGGGTTCAGTCAAGACTGGGGCATGATTATGGAGTTAGTGCAGATGCCATTAAGAATGCTGCAGCACTGCATTACAATGGCAACATGAAACCATGGCTAGAACTAGGTATACCAAAATACAAGAGCTACTGGAAGAAATTTCTCACTAAAGAAGAGCGGTTTATGGACGAGTGCAATGTAAATCCATAG
- the LOC105046054 gene encoding probable galacturonosyltransferase 7 isoform X2, with translation MKGYIAASSLPAKRRWKGHAVAVLALVFFSLLVPLAFLLGLHNRFPSGYLSDERSSSESVFENYAHVDAGPEQNHSEGGQSRVHGLIDRFKPPIPKNDRGNRKENHPKGAAGDEIEKPCQLEFGSYCIWSMEHKEVMKDSIVKRLKDQLFVARAYYPSVAKLQGQDNLSRELKQNIQEHERMLSEAISDADLPSFVGKKIQKMDHTIAKAKSCTVDCNNVDKKLRQILDLTEDEAHFHMKQSAFLYHLGVQTMPRSLHCLSMRLTVEYFKTSLQDIERLHAQKLNNPSFQHYVLFSRNILAASATINSAVMNAEKSGHMIFHLVTDGQNFYAMKHWFARNSYKEATVRVLNFENVKLINFYNLGRRQLSPSEEFRVSIHDIARSSPMQLRTEYISVFGHSHFILPELFKNLKKVIVLDDDVVVQRDLSSLWNLDLEGKVNGAVQFCGIRLGQLKMYMRGHSYNGDSCAWMSGLNIIDLERWRERNITGNYLGLLQKFQNGSEASWRASALPISLLAFQDLIYALDDAWVQSRLGHDYGVSADAIKNAAALHYNGNMKPWLELGIPKYKSYWKKFLTKEERFMDECNVNP, from the exons ATGAAGGGTTACATCGCCGCGAGTTCGTTGCCGGCGAAGCGGCGATGGAAGGGACACGCCGTGGCCGTCCTCGCACtcgtcttcttctctctccttgtcCCCCTCGCCTTCCTCCTCGGCCTCCACAACCGCTTCCCCTCCG GATACTTGAGTGATGAGCGCTCGTCTTCG GAATCTGTCTTTGAGAATTACGCCCATGTGGATGCTGGTCCGGAGCAGAATCACTCGgag GGGGGTCAGTCGAGGGTTCATGGTCTTATTGATAGATTTAAACCACCAATTCCAAAG AATGATAGGGGAAATCGAAAGGAAAACCATCCCAAAGGTGCAGCTGGTGATGAGATAGAGAAACCATGTCAGCTTGAATTTGGAAGCTACTGCATTTGGTCCATGGAACACAAAGAAGTGATGAAAGATTCTATAGTGAAAAGACTCAAAGATCAGTTGTTTGTGGCTAGAGCTTATTACCCAAGCGTCGCTAAGCTTCAGGGACAGGACAATTTGTCACGTGAATTGAAGCAGAATATTCAAGAACATGAACGCATGCTTAGTGAAGCCATTTCAGATGCTGACCTTCCATCATT TGTTGGAAAGAAGATACAGAAAATGGATCACACAATTGCAAAAGCCAAATCATGTACTGTAGACTGCAATAATGTTGACAAGAAACTTAGACAGATACTTGATCTGACCGAGGATGAAGCTCATTTCCATATGAAACAGAGTGCTTTCCTGTACCATCTTGGTGTTCAGACCATGCCCAGAAGTCTCCATTGCTTGTCAATGAGATTGACAGTCGAATATTTCAAAACATCATTGCAGGATATAGAGCGATTACATGCTCAGAAGCTCAACAACCCAAGCTTTCAGCACTATGTGCTCTTCTCAAGAAACATACTTGCAGCATCTGCTACCATCAATTCGGCTGTGATGAATGCTGAG AAAAGCGGACATATGATTTTCCATTTGGTCACTGATGGGCAAAATTTTTATGCCATGAAACACTGGTTTGCCAGAAACTCTTACAAGGAGGCAACTGTTCGTGTCTTGAATTTTGAAAATGTTAAGCTGATCAACTTCTACAATTTGGGCCGACGACAGCTATCACCTTCTGAGGAATTCCGTGTTTCCATCCATGACATTGCTCGGTCATCTCCTATGCAGCTGAGAACTGAGTATATATCTGTTTTTGGTCACTCACACTTTATTCTACCGGAACTATTCAAAAACCTGAAAAAGGTGATTGTTTTGGATGATGATGTTGTGGTTCAACGGGACTTGTCATCCTTATGGAACCTTGACTTGGAAGGGAAGGTGAATGGTGCTGTTCAGTTCTGTGGAATTAGGTTGGGTCAGTTGAAAATGTATATGAGAGGACATAGCTATAACGGTGATTCTTGTGCCTGGATGTCTGGACTGAACATTATAGATTTGGAAAGGTGGAGAGAGCGCAACATTACTGGAAATTACCTAGGCCTCCTCCAAAAG TTTCAAAACGGGAGTGAAGCATCATGGAGAGCTTCAGCACTGCCCATAAGCTTACTTGCATTTCAAGATCTGATCTATGCTCTAGATGATGCCTGGGTTCAGTCAAGACTGGGGCATGATTATGGAGTTAGTGCAGATGCCATTAAGAATGCTGCAGCACTGCATTACAATGGCAACATGAAACCATGGCTAGAACTAGGTATACCAAAATACAAGAGCTACTGGAAGAAATTTCTCACTAAAGAAGAGCGGTTTATGGACGAGTGCAATGTAAATCCATAG